The genomic region CGCGGTGCTGGTGTTTATGGAAGCGATGTACCTGAAGACGAAAGACCCGCAGTACGAAGCGATCACTCGTTTCTGGACGCGTATCTTCGCCGCGAACTTCGCGATGGGGGTGGCGACGGGGATCGTCATGGAGTTCGAGTTCGGTACGAACTGGGCGGCGTTCTCGCGCTATGTGGGCGACGTGTTTGGCTCGGCGCTCGCCTCCGAGGGGATCTTCGCGTTCTTTCTGGAGTCGGGATTCCTCGCCGTGCTTGTCTTCGGCTGGGATCGTGTGTCGGCGCGCTTCCATTTTCTCGCGACCTGCATGGTGGCGATGGGGGCGACCTTTTCGGCGATCTGGATCGTGGTCGCGAACTCCTGGATGCAGACCCCGCGCGGCTTCCATATCATCGGCAGCGGTCTGACGGCGCGCGCGGAGATCACGGACTTCTGGGCGATGGTGTTCAACCCGTCCACCATCAACCGGCTCACGCATACGCTGATCGGCGCGTATATCCTCGGCGCCTTCTTCGTCATGAGCATCTCGGCGTACTATTTGCTGAAGGATCGGCATATCGATTTCGCGCGTAAGAGCTTCAAGACGGCGCTCGTCTTTGGGACCGTGATGTCTCTCGCGGCGGGATTGACCGGAGATTTGAACGCGCGCATGATCGCGCGTTACCAGCCCGCGAAATTCGCTGTCGCCGAAGGCAATCTCCATACGGAAAAGGGCGGGACGGCGTTCGGCCTCTTCGGCATCCCGGATGCCAATGGGGAGCGAATGCATTATGAAGTCGCGATCCCTGGCTTGCTGAGCGTTCTGATGTATGGCGATCCCCATAAGCCCGTCCCGGGCTTGGACCAGATCCCGCGCGCGGACCGTCCGCCGGTCATCGTCCCATACATGTCGTACCATGTGATGATCTTTATCGGGACCTATCTGGTGGGACTATCGGTCCTCGCGTGCTTCTTATGGTGGCGTGGAATACTCTTCCAGCAGCGATGGCTGCTCTGGGTATTTGTCTTCTCCGTCGTTGGGCCGTATCTCGCCAACGAAGCCGGGTGGGTGACGGCGGAAGTCGGACGGCAGCCATGGATCGTGTACGGCCTGTTGCGTACGAGCGAGGGACTTTCGAAAGCGGTGCAGGCGAACCAGGTGCTCGGCAGCATCGTGATGTTCATGGTCGTGTACGCGCTGCTCTTCGCCGTCTGGGTCCATGTGCTCAACGACAAGATCGGACACGGCCCAGACGCGCCGCATGAGCCGCCGTCGACATCCACGACCGCCGGGGGAGTGCTCGCGGTTCACGCCGCCACGGAAGACCCGGCAGGCTACTCTCTCACCGCCGATTCGGATAGCTGGGAAGGATCCGGCGCCGAGGCGAACCATCAGGAAGGACGGCATTGATTGGATCTGAATACGTTCTGGTTTTTATTGATCGGCGTCCTGCTGATCGGCTACGCCATTCTGGACGGGTTTGATCTGGGGGTGGGGGCGCTGCACCTGTTCGCGCGCAGCGACCATGACCGCCGGGTCTTTCTCAACGCCATCGGCCCGGTTTGGGACGGCAACGAAGTCTGGCTCGTCACCTTTGGCGGCGCGCTGTTCGCCGCGTTCCCCAAAGCCTACGCCACCGCGTTCTCGGGGTTCTATCTCGCGTTTATGTTTCTGCTCTGCGCGCTCATCTTCCGGGCGGTCGCGATTGAGTTTCGCAGCAAGCAGGAGCCGACGATCTGGCGCAGCTTCTGGGACGTCGCGTTCTTCGCCGCCAGCGTCTCGTCGTCGCTTCTGTTCGGGATCGCCGTTGGGAACCTGATCCTCGGCTTGCCCATCGGCGCGGACGGAGACTTTCGGGGGCAGCTTACGGATCTCGTGCGGCCCTACGCCCTGCTTGTCGGCTTCTTCAACCTGTCGATGTTCATGATGCACGGCTCGATCTATCTCTACCTGAAAACGGACGGCGAGCTTCAGCAGCGCGTGCGCGGGTGGATCTACACCACCTTCGGCGTGTTCTGCTCGCTGTATGCGATCACGACCATCGCGACGCTCCAGGCGCTGCCGGGCGCCACGCGCAACTTCGCGCACTTCCCCTGGGTGTGGGGCGTGGTGGTGCTGAATGT from Capsulimonas corticalis harbors:
- a CDS encoding cytochrome ubiquinol oxidase subunit I, which encodes MHLDLLVLSRIQFAMTIMFHYLFPPLSIGLGAVLVFMEAMYLKTKDPQYEAITRFWTRIFAANFAMGVATGIVMEFEFGTNWAAFSRYVGDVFGSALASEGIFAFFLESGFLAVLVFGWDRVSARFHFLATCMVAMGATFSAIWIVVANSWMQTPRGFHIIGSGLTARAEITDFWAMVFNPSTINRLTHTLIGAYILGAFFVMSISAYYLLKDRHIDFARKSFKTALVFGTVMSLAAGLTGDLNARMIARYQPAKFAVAEGNLHTEKGGTAFGLFGIPDANGERMHYEVAIPGLLSVLMYGDPHKPVPGLDQIPRADRPPVIVPYMSYHVMIFIGTYLVGLSVLACFLWWRGILFQQRWLLWVFVFSVVGPYLANEAGWVTAEVGRQPWIVYGLLRTSEGLSKAVQANQVLGSIVMFMVVYALLFAVWVHVLNDKIGHGPDAPHEPPSTSTTAGGVLAVHAATEDPAGYSLTADSDSWEGSGAEANHQEGRH
- the cydB gene encoding cytochrome d ubiquinol oxidase subunit II codes for the protein MDLNTFWFLLIGVLLIGYAILDGFDLGVGALHLFARSDHDRRVFLNAIGPVWDGNEVWLVTFGGALFAAFPKAYATAFSGFYLAFMFLLCALIFRAVAIEFRSKQEPTIWRSFWDVAFFAASVSSSLLFGIAVGNLILGLPIGADGDFRGQLTDLVRPYALLVGFFNLSMFMMHGSIYLYLKTDGELQQRVRGWIYTTFGVFCSLYAITTIATLQALPGATRNFAHFPWVWGVVVLNVLAIANIPRALHKQAPSYAFFSSSCSIAALVVLFGVAIFPNMIISSLNPAWSLTIYNAASSQKALGLMRNIAFLGLPFVLTYTIAIYWVFRGKVKIEKHSY